Proteins co-encoded in one Nocardioides sp. genomic window:
- a CDS encoding heme ABC transporter ATP-binding protein encodes MSAVVSATQVSVSLGGQRILDAVDLDVHAGELVALVGPNGAGKSTLLSVLAGDLTPESGEVTLSGAPVTGRSTADLAQERAVLLQQQRLAFGFRVREVVEMGRSVWRRTPRADDDDAKVEWAMRVADVTDFADRRVPTLSGGEQARVAYARLLAQDVEVHLLDEPTAALDIRHQEALLAQARSSADRGAAVVVVLHDLSLAAAWAHRVCVLAQGRVRVDGPPAEVLTGALLTEVYEHPVEVVHHHGQVMVVPVRTHQTQPSEEATCPAGS; translated from the coding sequence ATGAGCGCCGTAGTCTCGGCAACCCAGGTGTCGGTGTCTCTGGGTGGCCAGCGGATTCTCGATGCCGTCGATCTCGACGTGCACGCCGGCGAACTCGTTGCGCTTGTCGGTCCCAACGGTGCGGGGAAGTCGACGCTGCTGTCGGTGCTGGCCGGAGACCTGACCCCGGAGTCGGGCGAGGTGACGCTGTCGGGTGCCCCTGTGACCGGACGCTCGACCGCAGACCTCGCGCAGGAGCGTGCCGTCCTACTCCAGCAGCAGAGACTGGCGTTCGGTTTTCGGGTGCGCGAAGTGGTGGAGATGGGGCGGTCGGTGTGGCGGCGTACGCCCCGCGCCGATGACGACGACGCCAAGGTCGAGTGGGCCATGCGAGTCGCCGATGTCACGGACTTCGCCGACCGCCGGGTGCCCACACTGTCGGGCGGGGAGCAGGCCAGAGTGGCGTACGCCCGACTGCTCGCCCAGGACGTCGAGGTGCATCTGCTCGACGAGCCCACCGCTGCCTTGGACATCCGACATCAGGAGGCACTGCTCGCGCAGGCCCGCTCCAGCGCCGATCGGGGCGCGGCCGTCGTGGTGGTGCTGCACGACCTCTCGCTTGCGGCTGCCTGGGCCCACCGGGTCTGCGTGCTGGCGCAGGGACGCGTACGCGTCGACGGTCCACCGGCCGAGGTGCTGACGGGCGCCCTGCTCACGGAGGTTTACGAACACCCCGTCGAGGTGGTTCATCACCACGGCCAAGTGATGGTCGTGCCCGTACGCACCCATCAGACCCAGCCGTCCGAGGAGGCGACATGTCCCGCCGGTTCCTGA
- a CDS encoding HtaA domain-containing protein translates to MSRGLVGALVAAVSAAIVAVGGAASSAPAGEPLSVSDATLAWGLSNQSNARSHNPIAINFLSAGVADPGSGGIELPQSKWRARDGNVQVQKLDADSTWQRATWAGLGSDASGAAIGIDGPFSGHRVLLSAGEGTVDPASKTVDLSWRGTFSVVYYGGNIVFTVTDPALQVGDGTGSLTANVAGWASDRSDPTAWTPQPAERVTLADLTGVVVSDAGFTVTPAYDGVTVEGSVPQVRTGPGWGSFPTSLVSYLAKLGSDQFWYSTGLTSDHTKAPLPLTLGFGDQAPTTTPSPTASATTTPTTRATPTNPVLTPPSNRPAPAVVTHTVTAAPVAPAPAVAAPVPQVAAAAPAAPLPAPAVVLAASTPTTQAAVAERDSADVGWWAGGALLLAAAVLILLRTFTARS, encoded by the coding sequence GTGTCTAGGGGACTCGTCGGTGCTCTGGTCGCGGCTGTGTCGGCTGCCATCGTGGCGGTTGGTGGCGCGGCCAGCAGCGCGCCTGCCGGTGAGCCGCTCAGCGTTTCCGACGCCACCCTCGCGTGGGGTCTGAGCAACCAAAGCAACGCGCGCTCCCACAACCCCATCGCGATCAACTTCCTCTCCGCAGGAGTAGCCGACCCTGGCTCAGGCGGAATCGAGTTGCCCCAGTCCAAGTGGCGTGCCCGCGACGGGAACGTCCAGGTGCAAAAGCTCGACGCAGACTCCACGTGGCAGCGCGCCACGTGGGCTGGTCTGGGCAGCGACGCGTCCGGAGCCGCCATCGGCATCGACGGGCCGTTCAGCGGTCACCGGGTGCTGCTCTCCGCCGGTGAAGGCACCGTGGACCCTGCGAGCAAGACGGTTGACCTGAGTTGGCGCGGCACGTTCTCAGTCGTCTATTACGGCGGCAACATCGTCTTCACCGTCACCGACCCGGCATTGCAGGTCGGCGATGGCACCGGGTCGCTGACCGCGAACGTGGCCGGCTGGGCAAGCGATCGTTCGGACCCCACGGCGTGGACGCCGCAGCCTGCCGAGCGGGTGACGCTCGCGGACCTTACCGGGGTCGTCGTGAGCGATGCGGGCTTCACGGTGACCCCTGCCTACGACGGAGTCACGGTGGAAGGCAGCGTCCCCCAGGTACGCACCGGCCCTGGCTGGGGCTCGTTCCCGACGTCGCTGGTGAGCTATCTGGCCAAGCTCGGCAGCGACCAGTTCTGGTATTCGACCGGGCTCACCTCCGATCACACCAAGGCGCCGCTGCCCCTCACGCTGGGCTTTGGCGACCAGGCGCCCACCACGACTCCGTCGCCCACCGCGAGCGCCACCACGACACCGACGACTCGGGCAACACCGACCAACCCTGTTCTGACCCCGCCCTCGAATCGGCCTGCTCCTGCCGTCGTGACCCACACCGTGACTGCGGCGCCAGTCGCGCCCGCGCCCGCCGTTGCGGCCCCCGTACCCCAAGTCGCTGCCGCGGCACCCGCCGCGCCGTTGCCCGCGCCGGCAGTGGTGCTGGCGGCGTCGACTCCGACAACCCAAGCAGCCGTCGCCGAGCGTGACTCAGCGGACGTCGGCTGGTGGGCGGGCGGCGCACTGCTGCTCGCTGCGGCGGTGCTGATCCTGCTCCGCACCTTTACCGCTCGCTCCTGA
- a CDS encoding purine-nucleoside phosphorylase, giving the protein MTDHASEAAAQAAVDQSDPYAAAEQAAAKLAELTGVESHDIALVLGSGWLPAVDALGEATAEIHTTDLPGFSAAAVAGHSGKIRSIRNGDKNLLVFLSRTHFYEGKGVAAVVHPIRTAAKAGCRAIVLTNGCGGLKQGWQPGQPVLISDHINLTATSPIVGANFVDLTDLYSPRLRGLCKEIDPTLDEGVYVQFPGPHYETPAEVRMAGILGGHLVGMSTTLEAIAAREAGMEILGISLVTNLAAGLSGEPLNHEEVLEAGKAAASRMGGLLSQVVGQI; this is encoded by the coding sequence GTGACCGACCACGCCTCAGAAGCCGCCGCCCAAGCAGCCGTCGACCAGTCCGACCCCTACGCCGCCGCCGAGCAGGCCGCAGCGAAACTCGCCGAACTCACCGGCGTCGAGTCCCACGACATCGCCCTCGTGCTCGGCTCCGGATGGCTCCCGGCCGTGGATGCCCTCGGCGAGGCCACCGCCGAGATCCACACCACTGATCTGCCCGGCTTCTCCGCCGCCGCAGTGGCGGGTCACTCGGGAAAGATCCGCTCGATCCGCAACGGCGACAAGAACCTGCTGGTCTTCTTGAGCCGAACTCACTTCTATGAGGGCAAGGGCGTGGCGGCGGTCGTCCACCCGATCCGTACGGCCGCCAAGGCAGGCTGTCGTGCGATCGTGCTCACCAACGGCTGCGGGGGTCTCAAGCAGGGCTGGCAGCCCGGTCAGCCGGTGCTGATCTCCGACCACATCAACCTGACGGCCACGAGCCCGATCGTCGGCGCGAACTTCGTCGACCTGACTGATCTCTACAGCCCTCGCCTGCGGGGGTTGTGCAAAGAGATCGACCCGACCCTCGACGAGGGGGTCTACGTCCAGTTCCCCGGCCCGCACTACGAGACGCCTGCGGAAGTGCGCATGGCCGGGATTCTGGGCGGTCACCTGGTCGGCATGAGCACCACGCTGGAAGCGATCGCGGCGCGTGAGGCGGGCATGGAGATCCTGGGCATCAGCCTGGTCACCAACCTCGCCGCCGGTCTGAGCGGCGAGCCGCTCAACCACGAAGAGGTGCTCGAAGCGGGCAAGGCCGCGGCCAGCCGGATGGGCGGCCTGCTCAGCCAGGTGGTCGGCCAGATCTGA
- a CDS encoding recombinase family protein, which translates to MSLDRTGQALGVQRQVEECRERCRSLGWPEPKVYSDNDISARSGKRRPSFEQLLLDVESGYVDGIVAWHLDRVLRRVVDLERVLDAIESQKAAVPVVFLQAGEIDLMTPSGRLLARILAAVAANEGDVKSARLSAQRAQAAQSGQAHGPLGYGYDDHQRIIPEEAEVIREVAQRVLDGETLYSIASDLNARGVATPGSGRWDARRVDRAVERNQRPEVVAVIAAVRGNAAVAAGALARMLRRAGGTPALCTAAWVRDQPWVDHVSSGDHGLDDSTVARLLASAGIPADRSYWRAANVRAMVRRGSLCGWREFSPGQRGGYGELVSQGDWTPILSKAVIEDIRRITDRPSARRGREPKYLLAGILKCGKCGSSLAGSPTGNGGFRYACSKQPGRSHTCGGLTITGPQTDVVISMAIIDAVAEAKVRSGAIKRRSGNGSAAAVAAAESEIVELARLRKHYGLEFAANRLHEDEWDALREGWAIRQREAERVLGQWTPNLHAVLSDVPKKRADIESWWNTAPMRRRRDIVRALVESIEIAPRGKSNNRFDDSRIGEPIWRA; encoded by the coding sequence ATCAGCCTCGACCGCACAGGGCAAGCGCTCGGCGTTCAGAGGCAAGTCGAGGAGTGCCGAGAACGATGCCGGTCGCTCGGCTGGCCTGAGCCGAAGGTCTACTCCGACAACGACATTTCGGCACGCTCGGGCAAACGGCGGCCGAGCTTCGAGCAGCTTCTGCTCGATGTCGAGTCCGGATACGTCGATGGGATCGTCGCGTGGCACCTCGACCGGGTGTTGCGACGAGTCGTCGACCTTGAGCGAGTGCTCGACGCAATCGAGTCGCAGAAGGCTGCGGTCCCCGTGGTCTTTCTTCAAGCTGGTGAGATCGACTTGATGACACCTTCTGGGCGCCTCCTCGCTCGAATACTCGCTGCAGTCGCCGCCAATGAAGGTGACGTGAAGTCCGCACGCCTATCTGCACAGCGGGCGCAGGCCGCACAGTCAGGCCAGGCCCATGGGCCGCTCGGCTACGGATACGACGACCATCAGCGAATCATTCCGGAGGAAGCAGAAGTCATCCGAGAGGTCGCACAGCGCGTTCTCGACGGTGAGACGCTTTACTCGATCGCCTCTGACCTCAACGCTCGCGGCGTCGCCACCCCCGGGAGTGGCCGATGGGACGCGAGGCGCGTCGATCGCGCGGTTGAGCGCAATCAGCGCCCCGAGGTAGTAGCGGTCATCGCCGCGGTGCGTGGCAACGCCGCGGTCGCCGCTGGCGCGCTCGCCCGGATGTTGCGAAGGGCTGGTGGGACGCCGGCGCTCTGCACGGCTGCGTGGGTGCGTGACCAGCCTTGGGTGGACCACGTCAGTTCCGGGGACCATGGGCTGGATGACTCCACCGTTGCACGCCTGCTTGCGTCCGCTGGAATTCCGGCGGACCGTTCGTACTGGCGAGCCGCGAACGTCCGAGCGATGGTTCGCCGCGGATCGCTCTGCGGGTGGCGTGAGTTCAGCCCTGGCCAGCGTGGGGGATACGGAGAACTGGTTTCGCAAGGAGATTGGACGCCAATTCTCTCGAAGGCAGTGATTGAGGACATCCGGCGCATTACAGACCGGCCGTCTGCGAGGAGGGGCCGTGAGCCGAAGTACCTCCTGGCAGGAATCTTGAAGTGCGGGAAGTGCGGCTCCAGCCTGGCCGGCTCGCCGACCGGCAACGGCGGTTTCCGTTATGCGTGTTCGAAACAGCCTGGTCGATCCCATACGTGCGGTGGTCTCACGATAACGGGACCTCAGACTGACGTGGTCATCTCCATGGCGATCATCGACGCAGTCGCGGAAGCCAAGGTTCGATCAGGTGCGATCAAGCGTCGTAGTGGCAACGGCAGCGCCGCTGCCGTTGCCGCCGCAGAGAGCGAGATCGTTGAACTGGCTCGACTTCGCAAGCACTACGGTCTCGAGTTCGCAGCGAATCGGCTTCACGAAGATGAGTGGGATGCTCTGAGGGAAGGGTGGGCGATCCGGCAGCGTGAGGCCGAGCGGGTGCTTGGGCAGTGGACCCCAAACTTGCATGCTGTCCTGTCGGACGTGCCAAAGAAGCGAGCCGACATCGAGTCATGGTGGAACACGGCGCCGATGCGGCGGCGCCGGGACATCGTGCGGGCGCTGGTTGAGAGCATCGAGATCGCGCCGCGTGGTAAGTCGAACAACCGGTTCGATGACTCGCGGATAGGCGAGCCGATATGGCGAGCCTAA
- a CDS encoding ATP-binding protein, whose product MDQSPYTPGAGHNPPVLAGRDGLLRDWHLALNDIVSSGRVRAQDMILAGPRGVGKTVTVSAFADLAKEQGFEVVNLQAVSGQAGLVEALLQRARTRMAEEAGPWQRARKAFERVGGVNLSIAGIGAGISTRPSDAPAAGLDAGTLADALATLAAEVRKDAHSGGLLITVDELQVASGPDLALLAATLHRLNVRPPLRAGSLRRHRAALHSRCAPQGWRDPP is encoded by the coding sequence GTGGACCAGAGCCCGTACACGCCCGGTGCCGGCCACAACCCGCCCGTCCTGGCAGGACGCGACGGCCTTCTCCGAGACTGGCATTTGGCGCTCAACGACATTGTCTCTAGCGGCCGCGTCCGCGCACAGGACATGATCCTTGCCGGCCCGCGCGGCGTGGGGAAGACCGTAACGGTGAGCGCGTTCGCGGACCTGGCCAAGGAGCAAGGCTTCGAGGTGGTCAACCTCCAGGCTGTCTCCGGCCAGGCTGGTCTGGTAGAGGCGCTGCTACAGCGCGCTCGCACCCGTATGGCCGAGGAGGCCGGCCCGTGGCAGCGCGCCCGCAAGGCCTTCGAGCGAGTCGGTGGGGTCAACCTGAGCATCGCGGGTATCGGTGCCGGGATCTCCACTCGCCCATCCGACGCTCCCGCAGCAGGCTTGGACGCGGGAACGCTCGCTGACGCCCTGGCCACGCTGGCGGCCGAGGTCCGCAAGGACGCCCATAGCGGGGGGCTGCTGATCACAGTCGATGAGCTCCAGGTCGCCTCTGGTCCTGACCTCGCCCTGCTCGCGGCGACGCTGCACCGACTCAACGTTCGACCACCCCTCCGCGCCGGTTCTCTTCGCCGGCACCGGGCTGCCCTTCACTCCCGATGCGCTCCGCAAGGCTGGCGTGACCCACCCTGA
- a CDS encoding helix-turn-helix domain-containing protein, which translates to MSEPWMSAEDIAAHLGVTKDTVYAWIADKAMPAHKVGRLWKFQTSEVDEWVRRGGAATSDEPSNTG; encoded by the coding sequence GTGTCCGAACCGTGGATGTCCGCAGAGGACATCGCCGCCCATCTCGGCGTCACGAAGGACACGGTCTACGCCTGGATCGCCGACAAGGCCATGCCAGCCCACAAGGTCGGCCGGCTCTGGAAGTTCCAGACCAGCGAGGTCGACGAATGGGTGCGCCGCGGCGGTGCCGCTACCTCAGATGAACCGAGCAACACCGGCTGA